Proteins from a genomic interval of Stenotrophomonas maltophilia:
- a CDS encoding M20 aminoacylase family protein, translated as MSGESAVAPGHARRKSQTTGVLPEIAARAEAAIAIRHDLHRHPELAFEEHRTSARVAELLQQWGYEVTTGLGGTGVVGTLQRGQGSRRLGLRADIDALPIHEASGLAYASQNEGLMHACGHDGHTAILLSAAHYLAHHGDIDGTLQLVFQPAEETGSGASKMIADGLFERFPVDAIYGLHNWPGVPVGHFGFVDGPAMASVDWARLKVIGKGGHGAEPQGSVDPILAAAHIVTALQSVVSRNVDPRQMGVVTVGSIHGGQAANVIPDVVELKLTVRAYLPEVRDILRHRVTEVAEQTAAAFGARAEIEFPRGFPSVINHPQQTAYIREVALQGFGSEHVVPGFAPRTASEDFAFLLQARPGSFVFVGNGDSAPLHSPRYVFNDAAIAPAASLWARLAEDYLVKDVA; from the coding sequence ATGAGCGGAGAGTCCGCAGTAGCGCCGGGCCATGCCCGGCGGAAATCCCAAACGACGGGCGTATTGCCGGAGATCGCGGCGCGCGCCGAGGCGGCCATCGCGATCCGTCATGACCTGCACCGGCACCCGGAGCTGGCCTTCGAGGAGCACCGCACCAGCGCCCGAGTGGCCGAACTGCTGCAGCAGTGGGGCTATGAGGTGACTACCGGCCTCGGTGGCACCGGCGTGGTCGGTACGCTGCAGCGCGGGCAGGGCAGCCGTCGTCTCGGCCTGCGCGCCGACATCGATGCACTGCCGATCCACGAGGCGTCCGGGCTGGCCTACGCCAGCCAGAACGAAGGGCTGATGCATGCCTGTGGCCACGATGGGCATACCGCCATCCTGCTGTCCGCCGCGCATTACCTGGCCCATCACGGCGATATCGACGGCACCCTGCAGCTGGTGTTCCAGCCGGCCGAGGAGACGGGTTCGGGCGCGTCGAAGATGATTGCCGACGGCCTGTTCGAGCGTTTCCCGGTGGATGCGATCTATGGCCTGCACAACTGGCCGGGCGTGCCGGTGGGCCACTTCGGCTTTGTCGATGGCCCGGCGATGGCGTCGGTGGACTGGGCGCGGCTGAAGGTGATCGGCAAGGGCGGCCACGGTGCCGAGCCGCAGGGCAGCGTCGACCCGATCCTGGCGGCGGCGCACATCGTCACCGCGCTGCAGAGCGTAGTGTCGCGCAACGTCGATCCGCGGCAGATGGGCGTGGTCACGGTCGGTTCGATCCACGGCGGGCAGGCGGCCAATGTGATCCCGGACGTGGTCGAGCTGAAGCTGACCGTGCGCGCCTACCTGCCGGAGGTCCGTGACATCCTGCGGCACCGGGTCACCGAGGTCGCCGAGCAGACCGCTGCGGCCTTCGGCGCGCGCGCCGAGATCGAGTTCCCGCGCGGTTTCCCCAGCGTGATCAACCACCCGCAGCAGACCGCCTACATCCGCGAGGTGGCGCTGCAGGGCTTCGGCAGCGAACACGTAGTGCCCGGATTCGCGCCGCGCACCGCCAGTGAGGATTTCGCCTTCCTGCTGCAGGCGCGGCCGGGCAGCTTCGTGTTCGTCGGAAACGGCGACAGCGCACCGCTGCACAGCCCGCGCTACGTGTTCAACGATGCGGCCATCGCGCCGGCCGCCAGCCTGTGGGCGCGGCTGGCCGAAGACTATCTGGTGAAGGACGTGGCATGA
- a CDS encoding GNAT family N-acetyltransferase, giving the protein MSSNERFLYTSVDDPLARPLFDGLEQEYDSRYADVRRRIGGSAREELQRYPAQAFAAPVGAFVLLLRDDVAISGGAFMPHRDPDTAEFKRIWTLPGLRRQGIARRVLQELEDQAARQGYRRVFLTTGFRQPEAVGLYLSHGYTALFDLDADPETVAHLPFEKHLRAATPVVAPAQAALHGAHA; this is encoded by the coding sequence ATGAGCAGCAACGAACGCTTCCTCTATACCTCGGTGGATGATCCGCTGGCGCGGCCGCTGTTTGATGGCTTGGAACAGGAGTACGACAGCCGCTACGCCGACGTGCGCCGACGCATCGGTGGCAGCGCCCGCGAGGAGCTGCAGCGCTACCCGGCGCAGGCCTTTGCTGCCCCGGTCGGTGCCTTCGTGCTGCTGCTGCGCGACGATGTGGCGATTTCCGGCGGTGCCTTCATGCCGCACCGCGATCCGGATACCGCCGAGTTCAAGCGCATCTGGACGCTGCCTGGATTGCGCCGCCAGGGCATCGCGCGGCGCGTGCTGCAGGAGCTGGAAGATCAGGCGGCACGGCAGGGCTATCGGCGGGTGTTCCTGACCACCGGCTTCCGCCAGCCTGAAGCTGTTGGCCTGTACCTCAGCCACGGTTACACCGCGCTGTTCGATCTGGATGCGGACCCGGAAACGGTTGCGCATCTGCCGTTCGAAAAGCACCTGCGGGCAGCGACGCCTGTCGTTGCGCCTGCGCAGGCCGCGCTGCATGGAGCCCACGCATGA
- a CDS encoding amino acid ABC transporter permease/ATP-binding protein, protein MSTPSTALDGITTRPAPAPALKIVPARHPLQVFGTVLALALILIGLQSVLGNPRWGWGTFAEWFFARPVLEGLGRTLLLTALGTGLGFALGTLLALARVSGSPLLSAVSWGYVWLFRSIPLLVLLLLLNNLGYLYSTIELGVPFTGISLFSYPTTQLIGVFTAAVLGLTLNQAAFSAEVIRGGILSVDHGQYEAAAALGLPRGRQVRRIILPQAMRSILPAAFNDVIGLAKSTSVVYVLALPELFYTVQVIYRRNLEVVPLLMVATVWYLVILTVLSLLQRRVEQRFARGQLQRERSVSRVSSSPRVQSDGAPRVINRPRIATQVEAGEGASVSLHGVGKVFGEQSVLEDVNLDLRAGSVTVLIGPSGAGKSTLLRLINHLERADSGYVTVGGQLIGYRRDGDTLYELPEREIRRRRAEVGMVFQGFNLFPHLTALENIIEAPIAVRGVPRAQAEQQARTLLERVGLADKADAFPRQLSGGQQQRIAIARALALQPKVLLFDEPTSALDPELVAEVLSVIEELARSGTTLVIVTHELSFARRVADHVVMMDQGRVIEQGTPEALFERPRQQRTADFLAKTL, encoded by the coding sequence ATGAGCACGCCGTCGACTGCACTGGACGGGATCACCACGCGGCCGGCGCCCGCGCCGGCGCTGAAGATCGTGCCGGCCCGGCATCCGCTGCAGGTCTTCGGCACGGTGCTGGCACTGGCGCTGATCCTGATCGGGCTGCAATCCGTGCTGGGTAATCCACGCTGGGGCTGGGGCACCTTCGCCGAGTGGTTCTTCGCACGCCCGGTGCTGGAAGGCCTGGGCCGTACGCTGCTGCTGACCGCGCTCGGTACCGGTCTCGGCTTCGCGCTGGGCACCTTGCTTGCGCTGGCCCGGGTGTCCGGTTCACCGCTGCTGTCGGCGGTGTCGTGGGGCTATGTGTGGCTGTTCCGCTCGATCCCACTGCTGGTGCTGTTGTTGCTGTTGAACAACCTGGGCTACCTGTACAGCACCATCGAGCTGGGCGTGCCGTTCACCGGTATCAGCCTGTTCTCGTACCCGACCACCCAGCTGATTGGCGTGTTCACTGCGGCAGTACTGGGTTTGACCCTCAACCAGGCGGCGTTCTCGGCGGAGGTGATCCGTGGCGGCATCCTGTCTGTGGACCATGGGCAGTATGAGGCGGCCGCCGCGCTTGGCCTGCCGCGTGGCCGCCAGGTGCGACGCATCATCCTGCCGCAGGCGATGCGCTCGATCCTGCCGGCCGCGTTCAACGATGTGATCGGCCTGGCCAAGAGCACCTCGGTGGTCTACGTGCTGGCGCTGCCTGAGCTGTTCTACACGGTGCAGGTGATCTACCGCCGCAATCTGGAGGTGGTGCCGCTGCTGATGGTGGCCACGGTCTGGTACCTGGTGATCCTGACCGTGCTGTCGCTGCTGCAGCGGCGCGTGGAGCAGCGCTTTGCGCGCGGCCAGCTGCAGCGTGAGCGCTCGGTGTCGCGCGTGTCATCGTCCCCGCGCGTGCAGAGCGATGGTGCGCCGCGCGTGATCAACCGCCCGCGCATCGCCACCCAGGTCGAAGCGGGCGAGGGTGCGTCGGTGTCGTTGCACGGCGTGGGCAAGGTGTTCGGCGAGCAGTCGGTGCTGGAAGACGTGAACCTGGACCTTCGCGCGGGCAGTGTGACGGTGTTGATCGGGCCATCTGGTGCGGGGAAATCCACGCTGCTGCGGCTGATCAATCACCTGGAACGCGCCGACAGCGGATACGTGACCGTTGGCGGCCAGCTGATCGGCTACCGCCGCGACGGTGACACGCTGTACGAACTGCCTGAGCGCGAGATCCGCCGCCGTCGTGCGGAAGTGGGCATGGTGTTCCAGGGCTTCAACCTGTTCCCGCACCTGACCGCGCTGGAGAACATCATCGAGGCACCCATTGCAGTGCGTGGCGTGCCGCGCGCGCAGGCCGAGCAGCAGGCGCGCACGCTGCTGGAGCGGGTCGGCCTGGCCGACAAGGCCGATGCCTTCCCGCGCCAGTTGTCCGGTGGCCAGCAGCAGCGCATCGCGATCGCCCGCGCACTGGCGCTGCAACCGAAGGTGCTGCTGTTCGATGAACCGACCTCGGCGCTGGACCCGGAGCTGGTAGCCGAAGTGCTGAGCGTGATCGAGGAGCTGGCCCGTTCCGGCACCACGCTGGTGATCGTCACCCATGAACTGAGCTTCGCCCGCCGCGTGGCCGACCACGTGGTGATGATGGACCAGGGCCGGGTGATCGAGCAGGGCACGCCCGAGGCCCTGTTCGAGCGCCCACGCCAGCAACGCACGGCCGATTTCCTGGCCAAGACCCTGTAA
- a CDS encoding ABC transporter substrate-binding protein yields MSPAAPRRISRSALLIGGVLVIGIAGIVYSRVRQAPDAGVAAATSLAGVNTSVLKGTLDPKAQALIPAGYRFVTPGAFTVATHPGQLPLADYGADSKDVVGIEPDIARLIADGLGLKLVIVPVAWADWPLGLESGKYDAVLSNVTVTEERKKKFDFSSYRYDLLGIYTRTDGPIQKIEKPADVAGLKVVVGASTNQDQILRQWDQQNIAAGLKPVEYQYFDDAVVGRLAVITGRADVSFEPNATGAYSARDGKVRRVGLFPGGWPNAAAISVTTRKGSGLADAVTQALNTQIGSGTYAQALKRWNVAEEAVPQSQTNPPGLPTLQ; encoded by the coding sequence ATGAGCCCTGCAGCACCGCGTCGAATCTCACGCAGCGCCCTGTTGATCGGAGGCGTTCTGGTCATCGGTATCGCCGGCATCGTCTATTCGCGCGTGCGCCAGGCACCGGATGCCGGCGTAGCGGCCGCGACCAGCCTCGCCGGTGTGAACACCTCTGTGCTGAAGGGCACGCTAGATCCCAAGGCACAGGCGTTGATCCCGGCTGGCTACCGCTTTGTCACGCCGGGTGCGTTCACCGTGGCGACCCACCCGGGCCAGCTGCCACTGGCCGACTACGGCGCCGACAGCAAGGACGTGGTCGGCATCGAGCCCGACATCGCACGGCTGATCGCCGATGGGCTGGGCCTGAAGCTGGTGATCGTGCCGGTGGCCTGGGCCGACTGGCCGCTGGGGCTGGAGTCGGGCAAGTACGATGCGGTGCTGTCGAATGTGACGGTCACCGAAGAGCGCAAGAAGAAGTTCGATTTCTCCAGCTACCGTTACGACCTGCTGGGCATCTACACGCGCACTGATGGGCCGATCCAGAAGATCGAGAAGCCGGCGGATGTGGCGGGGCTGAAGGTGGTGGTGGGTGCCAGCACCAACCAGGACCAGATCCTGCGGCAGTGGGACCAGCAGAACATTGCGGCCGGCTTGAAGCCGGTGGAGTACCAGTACTTCGATGACGCGGTGGTCGGCCGGTTGGCGGTGATCACCGGGCGGGCCGATGTCTCGTTCGAGCCCAATGCCACCGGCGCCTATTCGGCGCGCGATGGCAAGGTGCGGCGCGTGGGCCTGTTCCCCGGCGGCTGGCCGAACGCCGCGGCGATCTCGGTGACCACGCGCAAGGGCAGCGGCCTTGCGGATGCGGTGACGCAGGCGCTGAACACGCAGATTGGCAGCGGCACCTATGCGCAGGCGCTGAAGCGGTGGAATGTGGCCGAGGAAGCCGTGCCGCAGTCGCAGACCAATCCGCCGGGGTTGCCGACGCTGCAATGA